tacctatttgttttaaaaagaattgtttaaaccaatatgcattttatttgttcATCGAAAATCTCATCAATCTTTTATACTTAacaaacattgcaaaaaaaaaaaaaaaaaaagaacattaaaactgcattaaaaatacttttattccaggttttaattaaaaataatgtaaataggTAGTTTGAAAAGCTAGCTCAAGTGAATAGTGTCGATGAACCAGAACGGCGGATTAGAATTAGGCGATTCTGTAACGATCCGATACGTTGATTCATTTTGATACAAATATCACTCGGACACTTTGTATCATTTGATACGAGTATAACTGACTCCAGTCGAGACAAGTACCACATATTGACAGAAATATTATACCAAATTGGAATTTTGCTTCTTCGGAAGAGGAACTATGGAATCGATTTCAGTTTTTGACAGTGATTGACAGGAGGTAttgaagaggaaagaaaaaaaaaaaaaaaaaaaaaaacttttgctgaTGTAATTAATATATGAGATTGAGACGATTCTTCACTGTTATGAGCGCCGTCACATGGGGTAAAGGATAGTAATGGCTAATCGCGCATGTTCATAGTGCTTCCTAAGCAAGACGGCGAATTAAATTATACtgatataatactttttatcatTGATATAATATCTCCAACAGAAAGGAATGAAACCGAAAAGATTAGCAATCGGCATCAATCATCCAAAAATTAATACCTGGTACCTGATACTCTTAGTTTATATCAGTTATGTGTATCTGATACAAAATATGGGGTAGATAAAGTATAACCTAACTCTATAAAGTATTATAAGCTGAAGCACGTTTTATCATTTtctcttacagaaaaaaaaaatattataatcttaaaaaaaaaaaaaaaaaaaaaaaaaaaaaaaaaaaatagacctTTAATGAATCTTCACAAACCTCCCTGTTAGAATCATTATTATGTGTGTCTCTCGGCTTGTGAGCTCTGTAACTCAAAAATACACCAGACGATAGCTATAAAATGTAGCATCTGGTCTCTACAGTCGAGTTCCGGAAGAATTCCGCCTATGGAAAATCTATCTGTTTCTCCGATGTCTACGTCAACACAACAGTTGAAACAACACTTAATTATATAAACTGACGAAAGCAGAATATAGTTTCATTACTAGAAAtgcaaacatatataaatttatgaccAAATGAGTCTAAAGGCTGCCTCATAGtcccgtctgtcgatctgtatatatatgaacactataactcaagaagcaataattcagaataatgaaatttggcatttaatCTTACAACAAAAACTGTACACCTGCATCAAATATTGACCCAATTAGTGTAAtgagtatttaaaattcatattcaatattcttcataaatttatgTCGAAGGGAAAACACTTCCTGTTGGTTTTTAATccgaatataaatatataatttgaaaagcgACACTAAAATTTATGTTGTATCGAAAATTTAGAAAGATcagaaatattcatcaaattaattcagaaaatatttttttattcgaagcatttcagaaaaatttatactttaaaaagctCTCACTTCTCAAATGCACATTACAGGAAAAGTAAAGGATAGTCTTTAGAAATAGATTCTCCTCAAATCCcacaaaattttgtatattgaatcaatattattaagaaatgaatgtttaattaagagaaaaagtaataataatttatatttatgaagaaattgtAAAGTTAGTAGCAAATTTAATCAATACCATTAGGATGTACGTACATGAATGGCCAAAACAATAAGGCATTCAtcataacagaaatttttaatcaaaaacaaatacCGTTATTTCAGCTTGAGAAATGAGTCGGgcaaaatatttgcttaatgCGATGGTGGAAATTATATTTACTGAACGCaagagaatatataataatatttgaatattttattaatattatcatatcAATTATTCTCTCatgttaaaatgatttaaaaaaatgctttctgtgacaaaaagaaaaaaaattcggtaTTGCTACTATTAACGCCATTTATAGGCATTTGCGATATTctcttagtttttttattattaagcaagcagtataaatgtattttcatgcAAATGATAACGATTtacatcgaaataaaaatttccatccttgttaaaaatatgtataaattattcttaatactCAGACGATTATTTTCAcagtaaattacaaaaacaaatttattctaggcagagataaatgaaatttctttttaatgtgcaGACGATACtttcattgtaaaattcaaaaactgaatttcttttatacagaaataaattaatcttatttcttaaaaCGCAGACGATAAATTTcggttttaattataaaacaaaattttttctatacatttagttataaaaaatttatttattaaacttattatgaaaactttattcaaaaattatcttttgcaaaTTGAAGTTAAggtttaaatttttgacaatatttctttcaaaggCATAAGATTTCTCGTTCGTGCTATCTcgattaaatgtatataaatattctcgattaaatttatagaaggttaatttaaatttatataaataataataataataacatataactttttgtaaattttattaaaattaaaattaaattacatttaacatAGTATAAATTCTTAATACCCGCGTATTTCTTGTAGCATTAAACGTGAACAATAAGCGAAAGTAGAAAAATCCTTACCTTACGCCCGAAGGTGTTGCATGTTCCTAGACCGGATAAATAGTGTCTGCCTCTAAACGCCTAAACAAGCGACCTAACGATTGTTTGATCGTTTACAACAaatgaaacagaaagaaaaaaagcgaTTTCCTCTTTTTACCAAAGCGTACGATTCACGGCAACTGGCTATAAAGATGACCTTTCCTTTCCCAACATATCAGACTTCCtccacaaagaaaagaaaaaataactccCATTTAGAAAAAACCAGTTTTATTTTCTAGTTGTTATGTAATCATTGAGTAATAAATTGTTTTGTCAATAATTTagacgctttttttttttcttttataagtgtGAAATTCTTTGAGAGTTCTAGGACATTTCTTTGATTTACGGAGTTGatggttttttaattttttccattgaaaagaaaatttattaaattcaaagaacTGTGACGCTACCATAATTTGATCGGGatattataaaagcaatttatgaAGTAATCTTACCAGAATTTCCTGATAATTCATATATCCTTCGATGGCATTTGAagattttatcatatttcatcTAAAGTCATCAGGcaattataaattgaatgagCTATGCAGTGAGGTAGAAAAAGACATTGAAAACAGGTAAAAGATCTTCTACAGCATATTAATGAAGtgttttaatatacatttattcgtatcatttaattttttaagtcattattttcgcTAAGTGcactaaaattgaaataattaactcTTActgataatttcataatttactaaatatttaaattcttcgaaaaaaaaaaaaacagtttgaaagGATAAAATGCATCAAGGATAATcctatttgcaaataaattggTAATAATTAAGAGACACAACTTGctgattttagataaaattcgatTAGCACAATTCAGaaggttaaaattttgataacagcAGGGGCGTTCACTTTCAGATTTTTTGCGTATGTTATCAAAATATCGTGTTTCCAAGCGCTTTGGAGCCGCGGtgacctagtggtaaggtctcagttTTGGAACTGCAGGGCTTCAATTTCGAAAcctaattccaccgaagaatcgtcgtgtaagcgggtctggtgcacaataaatccgtcggagccaaacgtccCCCCACTgacgtggtgtggaagtttggagagggagtgccagctcaggtgtcatatcacagcggttcaaaattacgaggctcgtcccaaaattgccctgctgttgttttaaaaaacacgacattaattaaaaactaaacttaacatttaaaaaactcATTAACTAAAAACTTCTCAGCTTCTtcgtataaagaaaaaaaaatgagtatgaATTTTGGATCTGTCTATATATTAACTAGCTATAACCGATCACGCGTCGCTGTGGATCGGTTATATTTCTCCCAAAATTCTGTTGgagttggttggttggtttgtatttttttatggcgcaaaaatcaaaatattgtcaaTGCTGCTCCAAACAGAGAGATAAAATCATAGCAAtatgaaggaataaaaatgttaCTAAGAATGGTTATaaacgaaatttttcaaaaaaataaacacaatttaaatgaaagaataaaattatttggattttaaaaattcaagaagatTAATGTAAGGGATTTTGCCAAATAAAgttgataaagaaattaaaggCATTTGAAAATATCGCAAGCGGTAAGCACTGAAACACGATCATTCAGACAAAATATAGTAGATGGCCATTTGACAGTTGCATCGTGAACACATTGGTGGTGGTTCTCCAAGTAAAAGATGAAGATGAGTGGATCAAGTGTGATCAATACGCAATCCATTTAAAAGGGTATatgcttttctattttttaatgaagggCAAGACTGCAAAAGTGGTTTGAGAGCGTGGAGTTTCTTCTCTATCTCAAGGTTCCACTATATTTGCCATTTTGacgtgtgtgtttttttaaatcgctCGCTggtaaagttatatttattggAGTAGTTGCCAATTTTGCTGCCTGGTCCACTTTCTGTTTCTTTGTCTTTCAAATTAAAGATAGGAGTCGGTCAATATAACCGCAAATAATGCAGGAATTTGATTTGGATGTTATGTGCTGCACGCATCGTTAATGCATACATCCAATTATTGGTCGTTGCCCAATAAATTCAGAACTTAACATGCATTCGAAGTGGTATGTCTAACACCACTGGCGAGGGGAGTGATAcagagttcttgaactcaagggtCTTAACCCCCAGTCATAATAGATGAATGGATTGCCATGCCATATAACATAATGGCATGgcaatgagattacttagtaagtgATTGTCAGTTATTGGAAAGACGTTGGACCTGGCACATTTACCAATAGCATCATCTTGATTAAAATGCACGTTGTACAATCTATCTATCGTAGTTTCTTCGAATATGTCAGGTTCTTTGTCGAATATCTCTCCTCGTTTGCGTTGCTCAAATGATTTTCTACTTTAATTCATGTCTAATATGTAGTACTACATAATACAACGAGGCTTTGAAACGATTTAAATCATGACGaacatttatatagtttttattacttaataagtattactattttcttaatttttaaacttacttaAGATTGAAGTTGACTTATTTAAACTCAGATCAATAGACAGCTCAATTCCAAGGAAATGAGAAACGAAATATTTCAACGACAAACCCGGACAGGACAAATCTGTCCAGATAGGTCAGTTTCATGAATATAACAAAATAACATGATATAAAGCACagtaattaattaagaatgttaCTAGAGACTAAtttatgttccaaaattaatttaaacaacacttgattttaatttgaataaattcgataGCACCTACCATTATAGTGGTTAGGACGCAACAATAAATAGCTCTTGAAATatcgcaaaataataataataatcctcgAGAGATCGGAGCTTTCTAATGTTGTTGGACTCCTAGGCATTTgcctattttacttatttaataatctgATCCTGGTTGTATCATGAGAATCATTgtgacaaataatatttaaaaaaagaactctcCCAAAATGTCAGCAGTTTTAAGTTGAACCCTTTCTTGAAATTTGTTTCACGAATTCTGAAGTGCTGAGtatattgtaaagaaaaacatttcacttaTGTAGAAATATCTCCTGAAATTGAgaagagcagaaaaaaaatcgcctagaaaagttaaatataacaattaattgattttataagaaCTTTTTCTTCAGGCTCCTCTGAACACATCGAAAGTTATACACGTTAAAAGATCTacgaaattaataattctaaatgctAATAAACTATCACATAATGCGAAAACTGGTTTTAAAGTAAAACCACATGAAAATGCATCTagaatattttggaaagaaagcGGCAAGAATAGAAAATTGAAACGACTTATGTTTTctgatgagaaaaattttaattatatggtcTAGATGAAAGGCTGCACTGCAATAATCTAATGTACattatatttgcatttcttatttgatgatttaatttaaaagaagggCGGTTTCGGAAACATTTCTTTGAAGTTTTCAGTAAAAACCAGttcgaaaattttgtttcagtgaCTCCAAATAGCAAAATTCCCGGAATCTCATTTCATTTACAGCTCTGAGTCATCACGGCTAGGCGGACGCTCCGAGAAGGACGAAGATTAACATAACGCATAAGTTGCGATATATAGCGTTATGCTTCCTCGACAATTTTCGTCAATtatctaaattatcaaataattgcatagatactaattaaaaaatattactttgtatttaaaaaaaatgacatttaaataattacaatggCGGTTTGAGAATTTCCGATATTGAATATCACAATTTCTTGACAACTTTCGTTATTAAAAACACATGCATCGAATTATTAAATAGGTGtataataattgcttatttacGAATTATTTATCATCTGTTTGTGTAAAATAGATGTTTAcattacattttctttgaaatggaaactttttagttctcaggaattttattttttaaaaaaaggaagctaattaatagtaaaagtacaagtaggaaataaaaattgctgtaaaaaaaatttgattagtaaCATAATgagattattcattcatttttttatgctttatataagtattgaattaaaaattttttactagaaattgtttaaaaaaatatagcaaatctaTGAGCTGTActtgtataaagaaataacatattttagttaataaatatgaatgacttaagaaattataaaatatgaaccaGATGAAGACACatattagtaaacatttatttatttcaacataataacaaggggaaaaaaacaattattcagaactcgtacatatacaaaatagaaatactattaaaatgtgattaataaacaattatttttatgttgatgATAACAAATATGTTGGGCAGCCAGGAAAAATACTTAGCACAGCATTTTCTTTCAGCCGGGACTTCTTCAGAGGAGAAGATAATGTGTCCCCAGTACTTTCATTGTAGAAAATAGTTCTGTAAAGCACTTCACcatctttaaaatgtctttcacatacctgaaagaaaaagagagagaaaaaattcaCTATCATgtagaataactttttatatttataaacctaCAAATcaagaggaaatttttttttaagttctaaaaatgttttaaactattgcttaaaaatcagttattttcatgctttattttaaaaaaaaaatctgagtggcctatattttacattaacaaaatAGTGAAGCTaggattgaattaaaattaatgcatcttaaataaattttaattaaatcagaatggcattaattttttttacaaaaattaaactgtaactacactgcgtaaaaaaagtagaaggacagtgtctttttgccaattaatatctcttattttctcctaactaccagatatttatgcaggtttagtttaatgacccttgttttcattttagataaaaattaaacatctaccactagtattattaagaaaattagtatatataatttccgataCATAAAAAAGTaggacacttgctaatatatttaatttagtgagttgttctttatttaaatagtgattttgtacttCTTTGTTTAtgcttttctgtcaaaaaaatctaatttgtttaaaagttacgttgtttctccgttctcagaaatgTCTAAAGGAATACCTTTGGAGGATTTGCAAGAAGGGcaaatttccgcatatcaaaatgatggtaaaggtgtcagagagattgctcgattgttgcaggtgagccccaatacagtttcaaactttattagaaatccttataaaaatggaaataaaaagaagactggtagaccgaagaagttaacaccacgtgatgaaagaaaacttgctcgtgtgctgaagaagaacaaaggaagtgtttcaaaggcaagaaattaccaggacttaatcatgtgacgaaacaaacagtttacaactatattaaaagatttaaaaaattcattttcaaaaaacagaaacatcatcctaagtggaaacaagcccacattgataaccgtttagcgtgggctaaggagcacatgtcctggactacagaatggacttctgtgatattttccggtgaaaagaaatttaacttagacggtccagacggatatcagcactactgCCATTGTCTGGGGATTGAAagcgaatactattcaacacgacaaatgggaggagggagtttaatggtttggttggctgttggatacggaggaaggacaagtctggttttcttaaatggtaggcaaaaacatacagactacattcaagtgctgaattccaagcttcttccttatgcctctgacatggggggtgaagagtggaagtttcagcaagacggagcttccattcacaccgcgactAGTCAAAAATTGgttcgagaagcattgaatgaccgtgggacaatttttgtcaaactgaaattcaaactctatacaattcacttccaaacagaatatttgaaattttaaaggccaatgggaagacccattccttattaaagtccctattttttcattcattatagtgctgtccttctactttttttacaaagtttcaaaaaagagaaactatttttgttgccattaatattttatgtttgaacatcataattctgatgttaaaattgtatttttgaaatatttgttaaatgtttctaataaaaatttttagtaaaaataaaatatttttcggttaatGTTACAACATCAagtgtccttatacttttttttacgcagtgtaacacaaattataatattttaaacctacaaataattgaaactgtttcaaaatattaaaacgtatTAATTATCAATGCTAATTTTTGCTAACCTTAGAATTCTTTataatggtaaaattttttcttggaattGCATGCAGCCATTTCTCTTTTAAACCCTCACAAGTGGGATATCCAAAAACAGcgactttattttcttaattataatttccaCGACAAGCTAGAACTGAGCATTTATAGTGTACGGATGGTGTGCAGCTATTTTGGCCTCGTGCATTAGCTAAAcctatagaaaaataaatataagatgtgCAATGgcttgcaatgttttttttttttttttatgtaatctgtctatatatttattaataataaagaagaaagtgtATGTTTTGGAGCTCAAAACGCCAGACTTTTTGACAATAGTTACCACATTTGCTTATACCTTGAAGAGTAAAAATGTGCATCtgggaatgttttttttttaaattttaattagaagtttgaaaaaattaaaatgaattttggcttttttttctaTGACAACTTCCGAAAATAGACtccacaataaattttataacatttccacatttaaaaattgtctttttagtgATACCAACTTGCCATGTGAATATGTACTGAATTTtggcaacataaattattaaaaaaaaaatcgatttatccgaaattaaatgcaatcaataaTACCGACAAACAAATTGGCTGCCTGAAACTactagtaattaataattattgttttactttaacATTTACACATTTAACTTTGTAAGAATGgaagtttgtaataaatttttcaataatttcatgaTGTGCtagtgcttttattaaattttgtatacactCATTTCCTTGATGACAATgctattttaacattttggaaattttagtaTAAGACATGGATTCTAATAGAACAAGAATCCATGATATTTATaacagtaaattataaaatagacaaaactatagaaaaataaagcaaaatactGTCTTTCAGCatgatcaaaaaaaatttttttattcagttttctttttatattttacatttttttgcttatttataatgttttagagGCCTTCTATGGCATACCTTTCTAGTTTCCTTTTCCCTTAGAAAAGGAACAGAATGTCCATCCTTGCTACAGATGTCTGAATTCCAACTGCTTATAGTATTTACTAGGCGTTTTAATCGTAAAATTAAACGACGAGCTCTCCTTCtatttccaaaatgaataaaatgattctCTTCACCTAAAGTTCTTGAATTGTGGCTGTTTCTCGAATTCAGTTCCAGATCTAATTCAAAAACCAATGATTTAATTCGTTTAAAAGTTCGTTGATAATTGCTTATCTTCTTTTCTGCTTCggcaactgaaaaaagaaaaaaaaattacatgaattgctttttctaattatttatttttaagaaataagagtTGTAATAGTTacaaaaaccaataaaattgataataattttagtaatgaatatttaggaattgttttaattctttcatttaaaatacacaaaattttttaagaaatagaacCAGTGGGAGAAGTTTCACTAAAACTTCCTGGAATACTCTAATAAAAGTATCACTCCTTTCCCTTACCCACTCAAAATAAAGCTGCAAATGTAAGCAAAGCCTTGAACGGCAGGAgtgttcagatatttattttcataattccaCACATGTGTATTTTGTGCACCATAGTACAATGAAGAAACCCAAACTAACTTGGATGCCTTTATTTTTCACtgactaaaaacaaaattttgacaatacaatttaaaacgatcatataccaaatttaacttgtatttttgatttaagCATGACAATAACTTGCATGTTGATATCATGTTCATATGTACAAACCAATAGACAGTAAAtcctttgttaaattttgaaaaaaaatctatcaaacatctacacttcagatgttaaaactatactaaatttcatttattcaagctACTGTATTTTGGAGTTATCGCATTTTGCATAAAAACAGATGAAGATCCTTTCAATGGATTTGATTTATAACTTTCTACAGATCTAATTAGTATTAGGTGCTAAATCATCAGTatcagtggtttttttttttttttctttttccatttctaagatttatatatatcttagaaatgatagagacagacagacatgatAGTTGATTATTTAGACAGACTTGTATTCCATCTTaatggaatttgttcaaaatttaatagaaatctacaaattatgtGAAAAgacacctaccaaatttcatccgtctacctCAAAATGTTTGAGGTTATCGGATTCAATCAcatttccaaaatgtgtttttttgtcATGTGTTCATTTCAATCCATGTATTTTTCAGTAGAAGtctgaaacatgaaaatttatacatatcTTGAGttcgttttttttgttgttgttgattacAATATCTTCTctatgtatatgaaaaaatataagaagCATTCAAAAAGAAACGAGCCGGAGGCCGAGGTACAGTAATCATTATATGCATAACAAAAGTATTGGCCCTGGCTGCAGAGGCACTTATCCCACTGCGACACAAAGTGGTGAATGGCTGTCTTGTAAAATTCCAGGAGCTGCATTGTGAACAAGTTCCGAACATACTGTTTTATGTTGTCAATTTTGTCATCCAAGGTGAATCGTTCGCACCACAGAGGGGACCAAAAAATGCCGTAACCACAGGGAAAGAGGTCTGCACTGTATGGAGTTGACCAAGGACCTCCCACTTGAATTTTTGCATGTGTGTCATGATTTTATTAGCCGTATGAGGACTTTCATTATCGTAGAGCAGAATGAACCTATGGGTGGACTAACCCAGTCATTTCGATTTGATTGTTTGGTGAAGAGTGATCAAGGTTTAAGAGTAACGCCATTCACTGGTATAGTGCTGCAAGAAGTCTATCAGAAGGGGGCCGTCAAAAAAGAATGTCAGCATAACCCTTCCTATGGGTTATGTTGACATCCTCCTTCATATGGATGACCTTGGATTTTCTTGGTGGTGGTGACCCAGGATTTGCTTCCACAGAAGACTTTGCCGTTTTGATTCTATTTCAAAATGACATCAAGACTCATTTCCAGCCACCACTTGCGCAAGGGACTCTGGCTGAGTGGTGTTTGAAGAGGAGTCTTGCCAAGTGGTTTTCGTTCTGGTATAGTGCTGCAAATGACAAAGACAGTGGGCCATTTGATTTGCTCCCTGTTGAGGTTGAAAACTTAGGGGCACCCATTGGGCACACACTTTGCAGCA
The window above is part of the Argiope bruennichi chromosome 7, qqArgBrue1.1, whole genome shotgun sequence genome. Proteins encoded here:
- the LOC129976071 gene encoding uncharacterized protein LOC129976071 isoform X2, producing the protein MLDDKENFALQEEDSSLCSYQYLQCLIKKNSLLEALSLLWDSLPPSLKKGKTRVTKREALSIILKNIRKLPNLLNKCDSLLEDNKLKDNKLKELELEYESLLDEKELLTNTETFLSKERARYAKKVAEAEKKISNYQRTFKRIKSLVFELDLELNSRNSHNSRTLGEENHFIHFGNRRRARRLILRLKRLVNTISSWNSDICSKDGHSVPFLREKETRKVCERHFKDGEVLYRTIFYNESTGDTLSSPLKKSRLKENAVLSIFPGCPTYLLSST